CAAACGCTGCGCATGCGGATTGGGCACATAGCCTAATTCATGCGCGGCTTTAAAAATCGCATCTTTGGTTTTGGGCGAAGCGTTGCGCTTGCCTGAAAGAGTGAAAGAAACCGTGGCTGTTGTCACACCAGCACGCTCGGCAACATCTTTTATCGTCACGGGACGAGAGCTGATGTTTTCAA
This sequence is a window from Abditibacteriaceae bacterium. Protein-coding genes within it:
- a CDS encoding LacI family DNA-binding transcriptional regulator yields the protein MTTRNKIGPYLKAVENISSRPVTIKDVAERAGVTTATVSFTLSGKRNASPKTKDAIFKAAHELGYVPNPHAQRL